Genomic DNA from Desulfonema ishimotonii:
ACCCGCATTCCGACAGAGGAGATGCTGGCCCCGGTGGATGTGCTGGTCGTTGATCTGCAGGATGTGGGAACACGGGTCTACACCTTTATTTATACGCTCTCATACTGCCTTGAGATGGCTGCGAAGCTTGGCAAAAGGGTGGTGGTGCTTGACCGGCCCAACCCGGTGGGCGGGTCTGTTGCCGAGGGCAACTGTCTGGTTCCCGGATGCGCCTCATTTGTGGGGCGGTATCCCATCCCCATGCGGCACGGTCTGACCATCGGGGAACTGGCCCGGCTGTTTAACGATGGTATCGGCTGTGACCTTGAGGTGATCGCCATGGACGGGTGGAAGCGGTCCATGTTTTTCCGGGATACCGGGCTGCCGTGGGTGGCGCCGTCTCCCAATATGCCCACGCCGGAAACAGCCCTGGTCTATCCGGGGCAGGTGATATGGGAGGGGACCAATGTATCCGAAGGGCGGGGGACGACCCAGCCCTTTGAGGTCTTCGGCGCGCCCTTTGCGGATATTGAAAAGATCCTGGGAACCCTGGGGGGGAACGCTCTGCCCGGGGCTGTGCTGAGGCCGGTCGCCTTTGAGCCGACATCCGGCAAATGGATGGGCACGCTGTGCCGGGGATTTCAGATACATGTGACGGACCCCTGGGAATACCGGCCTTACCGGACAACCCTCCGGCTGCTTCAGGCGATAATCTTCCATCACGGGGATTGTTTTGAATGGAAACCGCCGCCCTACGAGTACGAGTCAGAGCGGCTTCCCGCAGACCTGATCCTCGGCGATACCGGGGTTCGCCGGGCGATTGAGCAGCTGGCGGATATAGCGGATATTGAAAGCGGGTGGGGAGAATCGCTGGCCGCTTTTATCGAAACAGGCCGGGAATTTCATCTGTATGGCGAATAAGTGTTTTGTCCGTCCGTAAAATTCCTGAGTGCGGTTCGTCCCTTCAGAACCGGGCATACAGCGGGGCCCTGCACTCCGAATCCGCAGTGTCCGAGCTGTCCGCCGGGGGAAGGCGGTTGCCCATAAAAAAAGCCCTGCATATCTGATCTGTGCAAGGCTTTTTTTATGGGTGCGGCAATGTTTTATGCTTTTTTCAGTGTTTCGATCTCTTTTTTCAGGTTGCTGATTTCTTCTTTGTAGCTTTCAGACTCCGGTGCGGCATCCTCTGTAACGCCCTCTTTTTCCTTTTTCCAGGTATCTTTCAGTTCGTCAAATCCCAGATACAGTGCCAGTCCGCCGCCGAGCAGAAGCATTATCGGGAGAGAACCGGCCAGGATCTGCAAAAATGCCGAAAACCAGACTGCCAAACCAATGATACCCAATACCGCCGCTACTGCGCCACCAATCAATGTTTTCATAAAAAATCAACCTCCTTTAATTAATTTCAATCTATTGAATATACTGCTTTTATTCTGTTTACAGACACTGTAAAAATTCTCTGCCCAACGGCGTGTTCATATGCCGTCGGAGATATTTTTCATCATAAATAACAAGCGATTTTGAAATATCACAATGATTTTTGTAACGCAAGCTTAATTTTATCTGCGTGTCGTTAAGGGGTATCACCGGTTTCGCATTTTCGCGGAAAATGCGAAATAAACGGATGTTCCATGGTGATAACCGGCTGCCCGCCGGATGTGCCGGGCCGGTTTTGGCGTTGGGATGAGTGTCAAATAAAATATTGCAAACCCCCTGCGGTTCTGTTAACTTTCCCACGTTTGAAGGGTAAAATTGAAATATAATTATTTACATGAAATTACAAAAGGTTGCGAACATTAAAATGCCAGAAAAGACAAAAAACCGATTGTCGCGGCACCCGGATAAAAACAGGGTGAGCCGATGGCTGGATAAGGTGCTTCAGAATACCCCGCATCACTACCGCTGCTATTATCCGAAACAGAGTGGCGTGTTTTCCTCATGGATACTGCGGTTTCTTTTTTCGGGCATACGGATGGACAAGGCGCAGCAGGAGGTACTCCGGGGGGTACCGGAAGATGGGATTATTGTGTATGTGAACCGGTACAAAAGCTATTTTGAATACCTTTTTTACCATACCCGTTATGCACAGGAGGGGCTTCCGGTGCCGGAGATCGGACTCGATTACAAATTTTTCTGGATGCAGCCCCTGTCACGCATTTTCAGGATTATCCTCTCCCATATCCGTCATTTCTTTCAGTACTTTTCATTACAGAATCCCTATAAAAGCGGCTATATCCGGCAGGAACTGACAAGTGGCAAATCCGGTCTGCTCTCGCTGGTGGAGGAGGGGGGGTTTTATCTCCGGTTTGTCAAGGCCAACCCGGACCCGCTGCACCACCTGCTGGTGATGCAGCATTCCCTGGACCGGCCCGTCTACATCGTTCCCCAGCTGATGTTTTACAGCAAAAAGCCCTGCCGTGTGACGCCGGGCCTCTCCGATCTCTTTTTCGGGTCACAGGAGAACCCCGGAAAGATCCGGCGGCTCATCGCCCTGCTCCGGAAGCCGGAGAGCGTTTTTGTGGAGATATCCGAGCCGGTCAGCCTCAGGGCCTTTATTGATGATCCCGAATGCCGGGAAATGAGCCTTGAAAAACAGGCCCTCCGGCTGAGGCGTCATCTCCTGACGCAGATCAACCGCCACCGCCAGAGTATTACCGGACCGGTGCTGAAATCCCAGGAGGAGCTGAAGGAGAATATCCTGACCAATGACCGGCTCCGGGGATTTATGCAGAATTACGCCGGGACGCGGAGCATTCCCCTGCAAAAGGTCCACAAAGAGGCGGATGCCTGTATTGATGAGATTGCGGCCCGGTACAGCCTCAATAAGATTCAGATTTTTTCCATGGCGGTGAGCTGGCTGATCCGGATGATGTTTGAGGGCGTGTCGGTCAACACCGAGGTGCTGAACCGGGTCAAAGGCATGTCGCGCCGGGGCCCCCTGGTGCTGGTGCCGTGTCACAAAAGCCATATCGACTATCTGGTGCTGTCGTACATCATGTACCACAACGACATGCCGTGCCCCCACATCGCTGCGGGAAAAAATCTGTCTTTCTGGCCCATGGGACCCATTTTCAGGGGGGCCGGTGCGTTTTTTATCCGCCGGAGCTTCAAAGGGGCCGTCCTCTACTCCAGGGTGTTTTCCGAGTATGTTTACAAGCTGATGCAGGAGGGGTTTAACATCGAGTTTTTCATCGAGGGGGGACGGAGCCGGACCGGAAAACTGCTTCAGCCCAAACTGGGGCTGCTATCCATCATGCTCAAGGCTTTCAGGCAGGGGGCCTGTGAAGACCTGATCTTTGTTCCGGTTTTTATCGGATATGACCGGGTGCCGGAAGAGGGGGCCTATTTGCGGGAGCTGGAAGGGGGACAGAAGAAGCCCGAAAGCCTGCTTCAGATATTAAAAGCCCGGAAGGTTCTGAAGAAACGGTACGGCAGGATTTATATTCAGTTCCATGACGGGATATCCATGAACGATCTGCTGGATCAGCAGGGGGCGCGGATTGGGGAGATGACCAGCAAAGAGCAGAACCGGCTTTGCCGCAACCTCGGCTACATGGTTCTCAATGCCATCGACCGGGTCACGGTGATCACCCCCCATGCCATTGTGGCCGGGGCGATTCTGAACACCCGTAAACAGCGTTTTTCTTATGAACAGCTCATGGCGAATATCGAGATCTACATGAATTTTCTGACATCTCAGGACCTCAAGCTGGCGGACACATTGCTGGTCGATCCCGTTCATACCTTTGAATATGTCATTGAATCCTACGGCCAGCGGAAATTTATCGAGCCGGTTTCGCCGGAAGCGGAGGAGGCGGATTCTGAGCGCTGGTTTATGGTCAACCCGGGCAAGCGGCCCGCCCTGGAGTATTACAAAAATAACTGCGTGATGGCCTTCATTCCGGCGGCCTTTACGGCCCTGGCGATTCTGGACCGGGATGCGTTCCAGTTTTCCGGGGCCGACCTTCACGGAAGCTATGCGTTTCTTCTGGAATTTTTTTCCAATGAGTTTTCCAGTGACATCGAAAAAGAGCCGGAGTATTTTGTTCAGAAAAACATCAAGGCATTTATCGACGAGGCGATCCTGATGCCCCATCCCACCCTGCCGGATACCTACAACCTGACCTCTGCCGGGTTCCGGAAGCTCAAGCTTTTCGCCGCCTTTCTGATCGCCTATTTTGAATCCTATATGATCGCCCTGAATTTCTTCATGCGGTATCCCAAAAACTTCGTGGAGGCCAAAGACCGGGTCAGGAAAATTCAGTCCATGGGGAATCGCATGTACAAGAAAAAGGAGATTACCCGGCCTGAGGCCCTCTCCCGGATCAGCTACAAGAATGCGCTGGATTTCTTTATTTCCCATGGCATCCGGGGATCGGAAGATGTCGGAAAGATCAAATTCTACGCCGATACAATCCGGCGCTGCCTGGACCGGCTTCAGTCGTGAAAGCCCTGATTCTGGCAGCCGGGCTGGGCACGCGGCTCCGGCCATATACCGACCACACGCCCAAGCCGCTGTTCCCGGTGGACGGACGTCCCCTGCTCGATATCTGGATTCACAGACTGGCCCGTGCCGGGTGTGAGGCCGTGATGATCAACACCCATCACCTCGGCGGGCAGATTGCGGCGCACGTTGCGGCCGGGGACTGGGAAATTCCGGTGGTGATCCGCCACGAGCCGGAAATCCTGGGCACGGGCGGGGCCATACGGAACGGGGCTGATTTCTGGGATGACCGGCCCTTTCTGGTCATCAACGCCGATGTCCTGAGCACTATTGATCTGCGGGCGTTCTATGATTTTCACTGCGGCCACGCCCATCCGGTTTCCCTGGTGCTGTGCGACGCACCCCCCTTTAACCACGTCTGTGTAACCCCGGGCGGCTTTGTTTCGGGGTTTCACAGGCCGGAAAGCACCGGTGAGCGCCGCCGGGCCTTTACGGGCATTCAGGCGGCAGACCCGGACCTTCTTGATGTTATCCCGCCGGGGGTCTGTTACAGCAGCATCGACGCCTATGCCCGGATGCTGGAGGGTGGCAGAAAGATCCGGGCCTGGATGCCCAAAGCCCTGGAATGGCAGGATCTGGGAACGCCTGCGCGATACCGCCACGCGGTCCTGGGGCAGATGGCCGGGGCCGCGTTCCGGGCGGCCTGGCCCGATCTGCCGGAAGGTGAAATCCGTCAGACCCGGCTCAGAGGGGATGGCTCGGACCGGGGGTGGTTCCGGCTCACCATGTCCGGCAAAACCCTGATTCTGGCAGATCACGGCATCCGCACCCGGCGCGGGGGAACGGCTGAGGCCGATGCCTTTGTCGCCATCGGGAGACATCTTCGGGAAAAGGGAAACCCGGTGCCCCGGATATTCAGGGCAGACCCGTTCTCAGGCCTGGTGTTTCTGGAGGACCGGGGGGACGTTCATCTTCAGGATGCGGTCCGGAATGCCGGGACGGCGGATGCGGTGACAGCCCTCTACCGGCAGGTGATCGACCGGCTCGTCAGCCTCTCCCTCTCCGGGGCCGAAGACTTTGATCCGGCCTGGACCTGCCAGACCGAACGATATGACCATGAGCTGATTCTTGACCGGGAGTGCCGGTATTTCACAGAGGCGTTTCTGCAGGGATATGCCGGGGCAGATGTCTCTTTTGCATCGCTCCGGGACGAATTTGAGCGGCTGGCCGAGGATGCCCTCCGGTTTGCCGTTACCGGCTTTATGCACCGGGACATGCAGTCCCGCAATATCATGGTCAGAGATGGCCGCGTCTGTTTTATCGACTTCCAGGGCGGTCGGATGGGGCCGATCCAGTATGATCTGGCCTCCCTGCTGATTGATCCCTATGTCAGCCTGCCCGGACCGGTCCGGGATCGGCTGCTCCGCTACTGCATCGAACGGCTGTCGGCACGGCGGACCGTGGACCCGGAGCGGTTTACAGCGTGTTATGAGGGGTGCGCCCTGGCCCGGAACCTGCAAATGCTGGGGGCGTTCGGGTTTTTAAGCCGGGTAAGGGGGAAGACCGGTTTTGAGGTCTTCATCCCGCCTGCACTGGATCACCTGAAACGTCTTCTTGATCGCCGGAAGAACCGGTTTCCGAAACTGCGGCGCGTGGTCTCTGCCCTGTAGTACTTCATGCCATTTGATTCCGTCAGATGGTTGTCGGGATAACGGTTTAAAATCAGACTTCAGGTCTGATTTTAAACCGCAGGTTCGAAGGGCGGGCTTTTGCTGGCAATGCGGGAAACCCTGAGCGTCGGACGGTGATGCTATCCCTGGGTTTTCTGCTTTCTCATCCGCATCATTTTCCGCTTTTTCTGAATCATCCGAATATCCTCATACATATCTTCAAATGTCGCCTTTACAGCGTTTTCGTAAGTCGCGGGCACGCCGCCGTGATCTTTCATAAAGGCGTCTGCGTCATCCTTGTTTTCAAATGCCCACTTGGCGCGGGTTGTCATAACGCCCATCCTGTCCCCGCCGATCACCCAGAAGGCCTTTTCCGCATCAATCAGGTTCCGGGTTTTATAGCTGCCCACCCGGATGGCTTTCGGGGTTTTATCCAAGTGCAGCGCCATGTCAATGGCGGCACAGTGGAGGGAACAGAAGCCGCCGGATGTGCCGTTATCGTAGTCAATTTCAACCCATGAGTGGGCAAATTTGGCCTTTTCCATACCGCAGTAGGGGCAGGCCGCCCCTTCTCCGGCAAATGAGAGGCCGGTAAACAGAAAGAGCAGGGCCATTGCAGACATCATTGTGATTACGCAGGAAACACATTTTCCTGTTGTCATTGTTCCTCCTTTGCTTTTTGCGGATTCTGTTGATCTGATTGCGCGGATGCTGCTCTGAAAACGGGTTGCCCGCCTTTTGGCACAGCCCTCCTGCCGTGTATTGCAGTGAAATGATTTTGCGCGGGAAGGCGGATGAAAATTTTGTTGACGTTCCGTCGGCACTGCAAAACCAAATGAGGACATAAAAGAATGATTTCACCTGAAAATCAAGCTTTTTTATTAACGTCCGACCGGACAGGGCATCAGGATGCTGTGCGCTGTGATCTGTGTTTTTCCCGATCCTGATGCGCCGGAATTCTGCGATCTTCGGTTTTAAAAGCTGTTTTAAAAATTTCTCCGGAGTGCAAAAGTCAGGCCCCGAAGGGGCGATTTTTTTGCAAAAATTCGCGAAAAACCGGCCTTCGGCCTTAATTTTCGCACTCCGTTTCCGATCACCGGTATTTTTAAAACAGCTTTTTATCTGCCGGGGCAGCTCTCCGTGTAAGTACGACGTTTTTTCCAGCCGGGATTTTGAGCCGGTCACCGTTCACATTCGGATGGTCAGATGCAATGGCTGACAGTTCTGTGGGGTGCAATTCAATAATTTAGGTTTCTGAATTTTTGGCCCTGAAAGTTCTGCCTTGCTTTTTTTGGGATTAATTAAATCAAATAGCTATATTGTGGGGAATTTACGATTAACGACAAATTTTGTCCTATTGAGCCAAAATCTAAATTATCGGAATGCACCCGTTCTGTGTTGACATAATTTTATGCGGATATTATCTACTGTGAAATCAGGTTTTCCACTGGTTTCAGACAAATTTCTTTTTCCCATTCCCTCATTCTCCGCCGGAATAGCGCCGAAGCGTTCGGTTTGTTTCAGGACAGGGCGGTCCCGGCTTCCGATCTGATCATGTTTGGCAGTACGTGTGAGTTCCAACTCCGAAAAAACGATACAGAATGATTTCAACCGATCGGATACGCGAAAGTACGACAGAGAACTGTTCGTTCATTCTGCCGGGGCAGTCGGAACGATGACCGGTGCTGTGGTCGGCATTATTTTCACAACATTTTTTTCTGAAAAGGGAGGTTGTCGTTATGGCAGATTCTACACGCATTGAGCATGATTTTCTGGGCGACAGGGAGATTCCCGCCGACGTCTATTACGGCGTTCAGACGCTGCGGGCCATTGAGAATTTCAGGATCACCGGCATTCCCATTTACATTGAACCGAAGATGATTCAGGCGCTGGGATACGTCAAAAAGGCCGCGGCGCTGGCGAATATGGATCTCGACGTGTTGCCCGAAGATATCGGGCAGGCCATTGTCAGGGCCTGTGATTCGGTGATTGCCGGGGATCTGAATGACCAGTTTGTGGTGGATGTGATTCAGGGCGGGGCCGGGACGTCCACCAACATGAACGCCAACGAGGTTATCGCCAACAAGGCGCTGGAGATTCTCGGCCATGAAAAAGGCAAATACGATATCGTCCACCCCAACAACCATGTTAACTGCTCCCAGTCCACCAATGACGCCTATCCCACAGCCTTCAGGGTCGCGCTGCTGCTGATCATTCCGGAACTGACGGAGGCGATGAAATCCCTTGCCAAAGCGTTTCGGGATAAATCAGCGGGATTCCGGGATGTGCTGAAAATGGGCCGGACCCAGCTCCAGGATGCGGTGCCCATGTCCCTGGGCCAGGAGTTCGGAGCCTTTGCCACAACGATTTCTGAAGATACGGAGCGGCTGGATGTTGTTCAGGCGCTTTTTCATGAGATCAACCTCGGTGCCACCGCCATCGGCACGGGAATCAACGCGCCGTCAGGATATGCGCCTGTGGCTGTGGACCATTTGCGGCGGCTCATCGGAATTCCCCTGAAAAGCTCCGAAGATCTGGTGGAGGCCACCTGGGATACCGGCGCATATGTCCAGTTGTCGGGCGTGCTGCGCCGGGTTGCGGTGAAGCTGTCCAAGATCTGCAATGACCTCCGGCTGCTGTCTTCCGGGCCGAGGGCCGGATTTAACGAAATCAATCTGCCCAAGATGCAGCCAGGCTCTTCCATTATGCCCGGCAAGGTCAACCCGGTGATTCCCGAAGTGGTCAACCAGATCGCTTTTCAGGTGATCGGCATGGATCTGACCGTAACCCTGGCCGCAGAGGCAGGCCAGTTGCAGTTGAACGTCATGGAACCGGTGATGGCGTTTGATCTGTTTGTCATGCTGGAGATGCTGAGACGGGGATGCCGGGTGCTGGAGGAAAAATGCGTGACCGGCATCACGGCGAACCGGGAGCGGTGCCGGGAGCTGGTGCTGAACAGCATCGGCATTGTGACCGCCCTCAACCCGATTATCGGGTATGAAGCCTCTGCCGCCATTGCCAGAGAGGCGCTGGAGACGGGGCGTCCGGTTCATGATCTGGCGCTGGAGAAAGGGCTGATTGAGAAAGAGAAACTGGATGAGATTCTGTCTGTTGAAAACCTGATGAATCCCAGATTTTTCAGAAAAGGGTAGCGTTCTGTGCCCATCGGGTTTGTGGCTTCCGAAATTCAGACTTCAAGTCTGAACTCCCGGTTTTCGGGGATTTTATTCCAGTAAGGGACTTTCGTGAAATAAAAATACCCATGTGAACGGTAGGGCGGGGTTACGTCCCCGCCAAAAACTGAACTCCCTTGGAAGATCATAAAAAAGATTCAGAAAACCGGATGTGATTCAGGATTGTCGGTTGGCCCGTGCGGATTGCCGCCGTTCGTGTACCCCCGACGCATACTCATGACAGGCGGCAGAGCCTCCGGGGGAGATTAATCCCGACCGACAGTCGTAAATTACACTCTCTGAGATGTTTTTTCAACAGGATCATGTTGCACCACAAGTTTATACCCGATGCCATAGACCGCCCGGATGATGTCCTGATTTGGAAAAAATTCTGCCATTTTTTTTCTTAAATTTTTGATGTGGGAATCAATGGTCCGTTCGTATCCCTCGAAATCATACCCCTGTATCTGGCCAATCAGCTCCGAGCGTGAAAAGACCCGGCCCGGCTGGGAGATCATAATTTTTAACAGCTCGTGTTCGCTGGGCGTCAGGGTGATCGTGTTGTCGTAAATCAGAACCTGATGCAGGTCTTCATCCAGACGGATCGGACCCAGCACCAGGGCTTTTCCGGGGACATCGGGCGACGCCCGCCGCAGCACCGCTTTCACCCGTGCGACCACCTCTCTGGGGCTGAAGGGCTTGCAGATGTAGTCGTCGGCCCCCAGTTCCAGACCGATAATCCGGTCCAGTTCCTCCACCCTGGCGGTAATGATGATAATGGGGACATTTGAAAATTTTCGGATCTCCCGGCACACCTCCGTGCCGTCCATGCCCGGAAGCATGAGATCCAGCAGGATCAGTCCGGGCGGATTCTTCTGAACATGGGCCGGAACCGTATCGCCCCGCGACAGGCAGTTCGTGGCATATCCCGCTTTTTCCAGATAATCCCGCAGCACCTGCGCGATTTTGAGTTCGTCTTCAACGATCAGTATCGTCTTTCCGCTCATGATTTTTCCTTTTTATCATTCCGACGCAATAACCGGAAATTCCATGATAATCGCCAGACCGCCGGCTTTCGCATGGTCGGCCCGGATGGTTCCGCCGTGGCTTTCGACAATCTGCCTGCAAATGCTCAGTCCCAGCCCGCTGCCGCCCATCTCACGGCTTCTCGATTTGTCCACCCGGTACAGCCGGTCGAAAATACGTTCCAGCGCATCATCCGGCACGCCCGGAGGGGAAT
This window encodes:
- a CDS encoding exo-beta-N-acetylmuramidase NamZ family protein, with the translated sequence MPNVRTGLERFIETPPHGIGGQRIGLLCNPASTDSRFRHARDLISARFPGQLRALYSPQHGFFAEKQDNMIESDHMADPVLGIPVFSLYGETRIPTEEMLAPVDVLVVDLQDVGTRVYTFIYTLSYCLEMAAKLGKRVVVLDRPNPVGGSVAEGNCLVPGCASFVGRYPIPMRHGLTIGELARLFNDGIGCDLEVIAMDGWKRSMFFRDTGLPWVAPSPNMPTPETALVYPGQVIWEGTNVSEGRGTTQPFEVFGAPFADIEKILGTLGGNALPGAVLRPVAFEPTSGKWMGTLCRGFQIHVTDPWEYRPYRTTLRLLQAIIFHHGDCFEWKPPPYEYESERLPADLILGDTGVRRAIEQLADIADIESGWGESLAAFIETGREFHLYGE
- a CDS encoding 1-acyl-sn-glycerol-3-phosphate acyltransferase, whose amino-acid sequence is MSRWLDKVLQNTPHHYRCYYPKQSGVFSSWILRFLFSGIRMDKAQQEVLRGVPEDGIIVYVNRYKSYFEYLFYHTRYAQEGLPVPEIGLDYKFFWMQPLSRIFRIILSHIRHFFQYFSLQNPYKSGYIRQELTSGKSGLLSLVEEGGFYLRFVKANPDPLHHLLVMQHSLDRPVYIVPQLMFYSKKPCRVTPGLSDLFFGSQENPGKIRRLIALLRKPESVFVEISEPVSLRAFIDDPECREMSLEKQALRLRRHLLTQINRHRQSITGPVLKSQEELKENILTNDRLRGFMQNYAGTRSIPLQKVHKEADACIDEIAARYSLNKIQIFSMAVSWLIRMMFEGVSVNTEVLNRVKGMSRRGPLVLVPCHKSHIDYLVLSYIMYHNDMPCPHIAAGKNLSFWPMGPIFRGAGAFFIRRSFKGAVLYSRVFSEYVYKLMQEGFNIEFFIEGGRSRTGKLLQPKLGLLSIMLKAFRQGACEDLIFVPVFIGYDRVPEEGAYLRELEGGQKKPESLLQILKARKVLKKRYGRIYIQFHDGISMNDLLDQQGARIGEMTSKEQNRLCRNLGYMVLNAIDRVTVITPHAIVAGAILNTRKQRFSYEQLMANIEIYMNFLTSQDLKLADTLLVDPVHTFEYVIESYGQRKFIEPVSPEAEEADSERWFMVNPGKRPALEYYKNNCVMAFIPAAFTALAILDRDAFQFSGADLHGSYAFLLEFFSNEFSSDIEKEPEYFVQKNIKAFIDEAILMPHPTLPDTYNLTSAGFRKLKLFAAFLIAYFESYMIALNFFMRYPKNFVEAKDRVRKIQSMGNRMYKKKEITRPEALSRISYKNALDFFISHGIRGSEDVGKIKFYADTIRRCLDRLQS
- a CDS encoding sugar phosphate nucleotidyltransferase — translated: MKALILAAGLGTRLRPYTDHTPKPLFPVDGRPLLDIWIHRLARAGCEAVMINTHHLGGQIAAHVAAGDWEIPVVIRHEPEILGTGGAIRNGADFWDDRPFLVINADVLSTIDLRAFYDFHCGHAHPVSLVLCDAPPFNHVCVTPGGFVSGFHRPESTGERRRAFTGIQAADPDLLDVIPPGVCYSSIDAYARMLEGGRKIRAWMPKALEWQDLGTPARYRHAVLGQMAGAAFRAAWPDLPEGEIRQTRLRGDGSDRGWFRLTMSGKTLILADHGIRTRRGGTAEADAFVAIGRHLREKGNPVPRIFRADPFSGLVFLEDRGDVHLQDAVRNAGTADAVTALYRQVIDRLVSLSLSGAEDFDPAWTCQTERYDHELILDRECRYFTEAFLQGYAGADVSFASLRDEFERLAEDALRFAVTGFMHRDMQSRNIMVRDGRVCFIDFQGGRMGPIQYDLASLLIDPYVSLPGPVRDRLLRYCIERLSARRTVDPERFTACYEGCALARNLQMLGAFGFLSRVRGKTGFEVFIPPALDHLKRLLDRRKNRFPKLRRVVSAL
- a CDS encoding nitrous oxide reductase accessory protein NosL — translated: MTTGKCVSCVITMMSAMALLFLFTGLSFAGEGAACPYCGMEKAKFAHSWVEIDYDNGTSGGFCSLHCAAIDMALHLDKTPKAIRVGSYKTRNLIDAEKAFWVIGGDRMGVMTTRAKWAFENKDDADAFMKDHGGVPATYENAVKATFEDMYEDIRMIQKKRKMMRMRKQKTQG
- the aspA gene encoding aspartate ammonia-lyase → MADSTRIEHDFLGDREIPADVYYGVQTLRAIENFRITGIPIYIEPKMIQALGYVKKAAALANMDLDVLPEDIGQAIVRACDSVIAGDLNDQFVVDVIQGGAGTSTNMNANEVIANKALEILGHEKGKYDIVHPNNHVNCSQSTNDAYPTAFRVALLLIIPELTEAMKSLAKAFRDKSAGFRDVLKMGRTQLQDAVPMSLGQEFGAFATTISEDTERLDVVQALFHEINLGATAIGTGINAPSGYAPVAVDHLRRLIGIPLKSSEDLVEATWDTGAYVQLSGVLRRVAVKLSKICNDLRLLSSGPRAGFNEINLPKMQPGSSIMPGKVNPVIPEVVNQIAFQVIGMDLTVTLAAEAGQLQLNVMEPVMAFDLFVMLEMLRRGCRVLEEKCVTGITANRERCRELVLNSIGIVTALNPIIGYEASAAIAREALETGRPVHDLALEKGLIEKEKLDEILSVENLMNPRFFRKG
- a CDS encoding response regulator; the protein is MSGKTILIVEDELKIAQVLRDYLEKAGYATNCLSRGDTVPAHVQKNPPGLILLDLMLPGMDGTEVCREIRKFSNVPIIIITARVEELDRIIGLELGADDYICKPFSPREVVARVKAVLRRASPDVPGKALVLGPIRLDEDLHQVLIYDNTITLTPSEHELLKIMISQPGRVFSRSELIGQIQGYDFEGYERTIDSHIKNLRKKMAEFFPNQDIIRAVYGIGYKLVVQHDPVEKTSQRV